A single window of Granulicella sibirica DNA harbors:
- the prmC gene encoding peptide chain release factor N(5)-glutamine methyltransferase: MTLQEMRIQAARRLAEEPLLASQAARDTDLLLMFALQVDRTLLFAHPEQPLSPQQTSRVEALIERRFRMEPIQHITGEQEFYGLPFRVTPATLIPRPETELLVDAVLARVAGPAQIVDVGTGSGAIAIALASRLPLARVVGVDLSEAALTIARENASRNQVTVDFRLSDLLAAVPGELDVVVSNPPYIPEGDRPTLHPEVREFEPGTALFAGTDGLNIYRRLIPEARAKLRPGGWLTMEFGFGQAGALRELIRGWDEIEILTDLQGIERVIVAKQAH; encoded by the coding sequence ATGACGTTGCAGGAAATGCGGATTCAGGCAGCGCGAAGACTCGCGGAAGAGCCGCTGCTCGCCAGCCAGGCCGCCCGCGATACGGATCTCCTCCTGATGTTCGCCCTGCAGGTTGACCGTACGTTGCTCTTCGCCCACCCCGAGCAGCCCCTGTCGCCGCAGCAGACATCGCGAGTGGAAGCACTCATCGAGCGGCGGTTCCGCATGGAACCAATCCAGCACATCACCGGCGAGCAGGAGTTCTACGGACTTCCCTTCCGCGTCACGCCCGCCACACTCATTCCCAGGCCGGAAACTGAGTTGCTCGTAGACGCCGTCTTAGCCCGGGTAGCCGGACCAGCCCAGATCGTCGACGTCGGCACAGGCTCCGGCGCCATAGCAATCGCTCTCGCTTCCCGACTGCCTCTCGCCCGAGTCGTGGGAGTGGATCTCTCCGAAGCAGCACTCACCATCGCCCGTGAGAACGCCAGTCGGAATCAAGTAACCGTCGACTTCCGCCTCTCCGATCTCCTCGCGGCTGTTCCCGGAGAGCTGGACGTAGTCGTGAGCAATCCGCCCTATATCCCGGAAGGCGATCGGCCAACGCTGCATCCCGAGGTCCGCGAGTTCGAGCCCGGCACCGCGTTATTCGCAGGCACGGATGGCCTGAACATCTACCGCCGCCTGATCCCTGAAGCACGGGCAAAGCTCCGCCCCGGGGGCTGGCTCACCATGGAGTTCGGCTTTGGCCAAGCCGGCGCACTGCGCGAACTGATACGTGGTTGGGATGAGATCGAGATCCTGACCGACCTGCAGGGCATAGAGCGCGTCATAGTGGCGAAACAGGCGCACTAA
- a CDS encoding molybdopterin-dependent oxidoreductase: MSEPQPEIQEPVGAEPSAAPEPAATEPESAAAPEAVAAGPQPAAEAEPASKATEAAPPPPVVPPAVVETDAQIRARSAGMTRRSLVVGVIGAAAGYAGYRWIDQSEKDGRQELPLRKAFHVDADVARGVFRERGLAPTYSVDKAVDLRFNGPYGVRDDIDVSSWRLQMAGVADAEKHPQYQKDITAWNYVMTPRVDPNAPKTVDSKGPAEAPKEAIWTRSKDGFGAPMRGQEEAGESDSTLDDGTPGISLTMADLMKLPRHELVTEFKCIEGWSEIVHWSGVRLVDLLELYPPAKVDGREPRYVYMETPYGDYYCGYDLSACRHPQSLLVTEMSGRPLTQLHGAPLRLHMPIKYGYKQIKRIGLIAYTDKKPDDYWTKLGYDWYAGL, encoded by the coding sequence ATGAGCGAACCTCAGCCTGAGATCCAGGAGCCTGTCGGCGCGGAGCCTTCCGCCGCGCCGGAGCCGGCGGCGACTGAGCCGGAGAGTGCGGCGGCTCCGGAGGCGGTTGCGGCTGGCCCCCAACCTGCTGCCGAAGCTGAGCCGGCTTCGAAGGCTACGGAAGCGGCTCCGCCGCCTCCTGTGGTCCCGCCTGCTGTTGTGGAGACGGACGCGCAGATTCGCGCCCGCTCGGCTGGTATGACGCGGCGCAGCCTTGTCGTCGGGGTGATTGGGGCGGCGGCTGGATATGCGGGGTATCGGTGGATCGATCAGAGCGAGAAGGACGGTCGACAGGAGCTTCCTCTTCGGAAGGCATTCCATGTGGATGCCGATGTCGCTCGAGGGGTGTTCCGAGAGCGGGGGCTGGCGCCGACTTATTCGGTCGACAAGGCGGTGGATCTTCGCTTCAATGGGCCTTACGGGGTTCGCGACGATATCGATGTTTCGAGCTGGCGGCTGCAGATGGCAGGTGTCGCCGATGCTGAGAAGCATCCGCAGTATCAGAAGGACATCACTGCCTGGAATTATGTGATGACGCCGCGCGTCGATCCGAACGCGCCGAAGACGGTGGACTCGAAGGGGCCGGCGGAGGCTCCGAAGGAGGCCATCTGGACGCGGTCGAAGGATGGTTTTGGCGCGCCGATGCGTGGGCAGGAAGAGGCGGGGGAAAGCGATAGCACGCTGGATGACGGGACGCCCGGGATTTCGCTCACCATGGCCGATCTGATGAAGCTTCCTCGTCATGAACTTGTGACCGAATTCAAATGCATTGAGGGGTGGAGCGAGATCGTTCACTGGTCGGGCGTGCGGCTGGTGGATCTGCTTGAGTTGTATCCTCCGGCGAAGGTCGACGGCCGCGAGCCGCGGTATGTCTACATGGAGACGCCTTATGGGGATTATTACTGTGGCTACGATCTGAGCGCGTGCCGGCATCCGCAGAGCCTCCTGGTGACGGAGATGTCGGGCAGGCCGCTGACGCAACTGCACGGTGCGCCGCTACGGCTGCATATGCCAATCAAGTACGGTTACAAGCAGATCAAGAGGATCGGGCTGATCGCGTATACGGATAAGAAACCGGATGACTACTGGACCAAGCTTGGGTATGACTGGTACGCCGGGCTTTAG
- a CDS encoding oxidoreductase has translation MSDTKWTPAQIPDQSGRRVIVTGGNSGIGYYAALELARKGASVVLTARDAKKGDEARSRILAEVPAAKVEVGSLDLASLDSVCAFAGKEAGKPLDILINNAGVMAPPKRQEADRGMELQFGTNVVGHFALTARLFPTLTPSSRVVWLASIAHKQGKINFDDLQSREHYSPMGAYQQSKLADLMLAFEMDRRLRRRNSKILSVAAHPGVANTNLFQAHQYSWLETKMRHAASGLIGALLNTQAEGALPTEYAATAPQVEGGGYYGPQGFLEMRGGDVGPAKVSAQARDIAAAEQLWKICEEVGGVELL, from the coding sequence ATGAGCGATACGAAGTGGACCCCGGCACAGATCCCGGATCAGAGCGGGCGGCGAGTGATTGTAACCGGCGGAAACAGCGGCATCGGCTACTACGCGGCGCTGGAGCTCGCGCGCAAAGGCGCAAGCGTCGTCCTGACGGCTCGAGACGCGAAGAAAGGCGACGAGGCAAGGTCGCGTATTCTCGCCGAGGTTCCAGCAGCGAAGGTGGAGGTGGGCTCGCTCGACCTCGCGTCACTCGATTCGGTCTGCGCCTTCGCCGGGAAAGAAGCAGGCAAGCCGCTCGACATCCTCATCAATAACGCCGGTGTGATGGCCCCACCGAAGCGGCAGGAGGCAGACCGGGGGATGGAGCTGCAATTCGGAACAAATGTGGTGGGGCACTTCGCGCTGACCGCCCGGCTCTTCCCAACCCTGACGCCTTCTTCCCGGGTCGTCTGGCTGGCATCGATCGCCCATAAGCAGGGAAAGATCAACTTCGACGATCTGCAATCGCGCGAGCATTACTCGCCAATGGGTGCCTACCAGCAGTCAAAGCTCGCGGACCTGATGCTAGCGTTCGAGATGGATCGTCGCCTGCGGAGAAGGAATTCGAAGATCCTAAGCGTAGCAGCCCATCCCGGAGTCGCGAATACGAATCTCTTTCAGGCCCACCAGTACTCCTGGCTCGAGACAAAGATGCGCCACGCCGCATCAGGACTCATCGGTGCCCTGCTGAATACGCAGGCGGAAGGTGCGCTGCCAACGGAGTATGCCGCGACAGCCCCGCAGGTAGAGGGTGGCGGCTACTACGGCCCGCAGGGTTTCCTGGAGATGCGCGGCGGGGACGTCGGCCCAGCAAAAGTATCGGCCCAGGCAAGAGATATCGCGGCTGCCGAGCAGCTCTGGAAGATCTGCGAAGAGGTCGGCGGAGTCGAACTGCTCTAA
- a CDS encoding cytochrome b/b6 domain-containing protein: MERVEVAAGAVPMEQASSAAANVADLPGAAEVQGPHIRLELKHPRAIRWMHWINFPILFTMIWSGLLIYWGDSDNAYQYPHRVYRIGLGHWTLFRFFPEPVYQWLNAPYRITNGLGYHFFFMWIFAANGLVYVTYLILSGEWRLLVPTMRSWRQAIEVTLYDLHLSKKEPPIQKYNGAQKIAYTAIILMGAGSLITGLSIYKPTQVHLITSLLGGYEMARWEHFFLTIGFMAFFLLHVFQVIKTGWNNFRGMVTGYEIRPIEHPLYVEERRGE, encoded by the coding sequence ATGGAACGTGTTGAAGTAGCTGCGGGCGCAGTTCCGATGGAGCAGGCGTCTTCGGCCGCAGCGAACGTAGCCGATCTGCCTGGAGCGGCGGAGGTTCAGGGACCTCACATACGGCTGGAACTGAAGCATCCCCGCGCCATTCGCTGGATGCACTGGATCAACTTTCCCATCCTGTTCACGATGATCTGGAGCGGGCTGCTGATCTACTGGGGCGATTCCGACAACGCGTACCAGTATCCGCATCGTGTCTACCGCATCGGACTTGGGCACTGGACGCTCTTCCGCTTCTTTCCCGAGCCCGTCTATCAGTGGCTCAATGCGCCTTACCGTATTACGAACGGGCTTGGGTACCACTTCTTCTTCATGTGGATCTTCGCAGCGAACGGGCTTGTGTACGTCACGTATCTCATTCTGTCGGGAGAGTGGCGGCTGCTGGTCCCGACAATGCGGTCGTGGCGGCAGGCGATCGAGGTGACCCTCTACGATTTGCATTTGAGCAAGAAAGAGCCGCCGATCCAGAAGTACAACGGAGCTCAGAAGATTGCTTACACGGCGATTATCCTGATGGGCGCGGGCTCGCTGATTACCGGGCTTTCGATCTACAAGCCTACGCAGGTTCATCTGATCACAAGCCTGCTGGGCGGCTATGAGATGGCCCGGTGGGAGCACTTCTTTCTGACGATCGGGTTCATGGCGTTCTTTCTGCTGCACGTGTTTCAGGTGATCAAGACGGGCTGGAACAACTTCAGGGGGATGGTGACGGGATACGAGATCCGGCCGATCGAACATCCTCTCTACGTGGAAGAAAGGAGGGGCGAATGA
- a CDS encoding NAD(P)/FAD-dependent oxidoreductase has protein sequence MNRKAIIIGAGPAGLTAGLELLRRSDIEPILFEASNEIGGISRTIRYKGNRMDIGGHRFFSKSDRVMQWWIDLMPPEVAPGETEIAYQGKTRKVTVPAVLEEEPVLRGVGPLHHAVDAEEPVPHAETVDAPVPADPDLVMLIRPRKSRIYYLRKFFDYPIKLTGNTLRNLGITRTARVGMSYFTSRLHQIEPEKSLEDFLINRFGRELYLTFFKSYTEKVWGTPCDQISAEWGAQRIKGLSLTTAVKHFLAKAFSREKPTKDLAQKGTDTSLIERFMYPKFGPGQLWEHVADTIINTGGSIHMQRRVDRIHVEGKRITAVDVVAPDGTRETCTGDSFFSTMPMKELVRALDCPVPNEVREIAEGLQYRDFITVGILAERLAVTEPAGGLLKDTWIYIQEPDVLLGRLQIFNNWSPHMIADPSKVWLGLEYFCYDTDPLWAMPDEELKRFAAAELEKIGILKTRDVLDGHVVRVPKTYPAYFGSYDRFDELRTFTDSFENLYLIGRNGMHKYNNQDHSMLTAMTAVDGLIAGHVDKTALWGINTEQEYHEEKDRKG, from the coding sequence GTGAACAGGAAAGCAATCATCATCGGGGCAGGACCAGCGGGCCTCACAGCAGGACTCGAACTTCTTCGCCGCTCCGATATCGAGCCCATACTCTTTGAAGCCAGTAACGAGATCGGCGGCATCTCCCGCACGATTCGCTACAAGGGCAACCGGATGGACATCGGCGGTCACCGCTTCTTTTCGAAGTCGGATCGCGTGATGCAGTGGTGGATCGACCTGATGCCCCCCGAGGTCGCGCCGGGCGAGACGGAGATTGCGTACCAGGGCAAGACGCGCAAGGTGACGGTTCCCGCCGTTCTCGAAGAAGAGCCGGTCCTGCGGGGCGTCGGCCCATTGCACCATGCGGTCGATGCGGAAGAGCCGGTTCCACACGCCGAGACAGTTGATGCGCCGGTTCCGGCGGATCCGGACCTGGTCATGCTGATACGCCCGCGCAAGAGCCGAATCTACTACCTGCGGAAGTTCTTCGATTACCCGATCAAGCTCACCGGCAACACGCTCCGGAACCTTGGGATCACGCGGACCGCGCGCGTGGGTATGAGCTACTTTACGTCGCGCCTGCACCAGATTGAGCCGGAGAAGAGCCTCGAAGACTTCCTGATCAACCGCTTTGGCCGCGAGCTTTATCTCACCTTTTTCAAGAGCTACACCGAGAAGGTCTGGGGGACGCCATGCGACCAGATTTCGGCAGAGTGGGGAGCTCAGAGAATCAAGGGGTTGAGCCTTACCACAGCCGTAAAACATTTTCTGGCGAAGGCGTTCAGCAGAGAGAAGCCGACGAAGGATCTCGCTCAGAAGGGAACCGACACCTCGCTGATCGAGCGCTTCATGTATCCAAAGTTTGGCCCGGGACAGCTTTGGGAGCATGTCGCCGACACCATTATTAACACGGGCGGCTCGATCCATATGCAGCGACGGGTCGACCGCATTCATGTGGAGGGCAAGCGGATTACTGCTGTCGATGTCGTAGCGCCGGACGGCACACGTGAGACTTGTACGGGCGACAGCTTCTTCTCGACGATGCCTATGAAGGAGCTTGTTCGAGCCCTGGACTGTCCCGTCCCGAACGAGGTTCGTGAGATTGCCGAGGGGCTTCAGTACCGCGACTTCATCACGGTTGGAATTCTCGCGGAGCGCCTCGCCGTGACTGAGCCCGCCGGCGGTTTGCTGAAGGACACGTGGATCTATATCCAAGAGCCCGACGTTCTGCTTGGCCGCTTGCAGATCTTCAATAACTGGAGTCCGCATATGATTGCGGACCCTTCGAAGGTCTGGCTTGGGCTGGAGTACTTCTGCTACGACACCGACCCTCTGTGGGCGATGCCGGACGAAGAGCTGAAGCGCTTTGCCGCGGCGGAACTGGAGAAGATCGGCATCCTGAAGACGCGCGACGTTCTCGATGGACACGTTGTTCGCGTACCGAAGACTTACCCGGCTTACTTTGGGAGCTACGACCGCTTTGACGAACTACGGACGTTCACGGACAGCTTCGAGAACCTCTACCTTATTGGCCGCAATGGGATGCATAAGTACAACAACCAGGATCACAGCATGCTTACCGCGATGACGGCGGTGGATGGTTTGATCGCGGGGCATGTGGACAAGACGGCGCTATGGGGAATAAATACAGAGCAGGAGTACCACGAGGAGAAGGATAGGAAGGGGTAG
- a CDS encoding glycoside hydrolase family 75 protein has product MTISPARRRSTLLASAFLLASPLMTSAQTNSPHPSVEMRAFLHVDVDGAPNAYGPNESKALDYEKHAHVGSKLSGKVVGYLTEKDHRTPVRQGPNDPYPGYYISTTAFYDRSIDNEHDPRRYVDAAKINYLVLGNFGIHNHVKIGDFAAVYSSRTRKSVFAIVGDEGNASGCEGSLALVQSLGYPITDGKEDSVDDTEITIRYFPGSNPNHTFFHTQAKLDAAAKALGLSKQFDEKR; this is encoded by the coding sequence ATGACAATCTCGCCAGCTCGACGCCGCTCCACGCTTCTCGCCTCAGCTTTTCTCCTCGCGAGCCCCTTGATGACTTCCGCGCAGACCAACAGTCCCCATCCGTCCGTCGAGATGCGTGCGTTCCTTCATGTGGACGTCGACGGAGCCCCGAACGCCTACGGCCCGAACGAAAGTAAAGCCTTGGACTACGAGAAGCACGCGCACGTTGGATCGAAGCTATCGGGCAAAGTAGTGGGCTACCTGACCGAAAAGGATCACCGCACGCCGGTAAGGCAGGGACCAAACGATCCTTACCCCGGCTACTACATCTCGACCACTGCTTTCTACGATCGCTCCATCGACAATGAGCACGACCCAAGGCGCTATGTCGACGCCGCGAAGATCAACTATCTCGTCCTCGGCAACTTCGGCATACACAACCATGTGAAGATCGGCGACTTCGCCGCGGTCTACAGCTCAAGAACAAGGAAGAGCGTCTTTGCGATTGTGGGAGACGAAGGAAATGCGTCGGGATGCGAGGGATCGCTCGCGCTCGTGCAATCCCTTGGCTATCCGATCACGGACGGCAAGGAAGATTCCGTGGACGACACCGAGATCACGATCCGATACTTCCCGGGCTCGAACCCGAACCACACCTTCTTCCACACGCAGGCAAAGCTGGATGCCGCGGCGAAGGCGCTCGGGCTGAGCAAGCAGTTCGACGAAAAAAGATAA
- a CDS encoding YXWGXW repeat-containing protein, which produces MSPGGQIWMEIDMDTTIQRKRWSGRSFGRTSAGYILGAVIAAVGVSGCKSNTANTPAPVIDDNGGQDPAAANLAPVDPNAPVQSAPASAPAPASSPKKVRVLGQQSSYAGQQTGESYPQQQAAPQQGYAQPPAYAGGYSEQQPYDGNYDSDQSYDAGYSALQATQPPPPLPEYDQPPAPQPNDLWTPGYWGYANTGYYWVPGAWVAAPYQGALWTPGYWGNYGNAYRFHHGFWARHIGFYGGLNYGFGYTGYGYDGGYWNGNNFYYNRAVNRINTTNIRNVYERNVTIINNTRVSYNGGNGGVQVRPRPQEIAVLREQRIPPMAAQVQLRTTAAQNPQQFYSANHGRPAEAVATNRIEATRGIQAPPQQQMQQVRQADQRVNQEQQKLTVEQQRVNQEQQRANQEQQKANQEQFKNHQVQQVDAERQQRDTQVQRQEQQRAASEQHVQQEQNQRAQQLQQQQQRDNQAQQRLQQQQRAAQQAEHAQPQHVQQPVVQQRVEPTHVQQAPPQQHVQQQPHPQPQHAQPAAPHQEPQPHEAPREH; this is translated from the coding sequence ATGTCACCTGGTGGTCAGATATGGATGGAGATCGATATGGATACGACGATACAAAGGAAGCGATGGTCAGGTCGAAGCTTTGGTCGCACGAGCGCCGGGTACATCCTCGGTGCCGTGATTGCAGCTGTGGGCGTCTCTGGATGCAAGAGCAACACGGCAAATACGCCTGCTCCGGTGATCGATGACAACGGTGGTCAGGACCCGGCGGCAGCCAACCTCGCGCCGGTCGACCCAAATGCGCCGGTGCAGAGTGCCCCGGCATCAGCTCCCGCACCCGCGTCCTCGCCCAAGAAGGTGCGTGTTCTTGGTCAGCAATCCAGCTATGCCGGTCAGCAGACCGGCGAGAGCTACCCACAGCAACAGGCCGCACCACAGCAAGGGTACGCGCAACCGCCCGCCTACGCCGGCGGCTACTCCGAACAGCAGCCTTACGACGGAAACTACGATAGCGACCAGAGCTACGACGCAGGCTATAGCGCCCTTCAGGCGACGCAGCCACCGCCGCCGCTTCCGGAGTACGACCAGCCACCCGCCCCGCAGCCGAACGACCTATGGACCCCCGGCTACTGGGGTTATGCGAATACCGGCTACTACTGGGTGCCCGGTGCATGGGTTGCCGCTCCCTATCAGGGAGCCCTGTGGACCCCCGGCTACTGGGGCAACTACGGCAATGCCTACCGCTTTCACCATGGTTTCTGGGCTCGGCACATCGGCTTCTACGGAGGCTTGAACTATGGATTCGGCTATACGGGCTACGGCTATGACGGCGGCTACTGGAACGGAAATAACTTCTACTACAACCGTGCCGTAAACCGCATCAATACGACGAACATCCGGAACGTGTACGAGCGGAACGTGACCATCATCAACAACACGCGCGTCTCCTACAACGGCGGCAATGGGGGCGTGCAGGTTAGGCCCAGACCCCAGGAGATCGCGGTTCTGCGGGAACAGAGAATTCCTCCAATGGCTGCCCAGGTCCAGTTGCGGACAACTGCGGCTCAGAATCCCCAGCAGTTCTACAGCGCGAATCACGGACGACCGGCTGAAGCAGTAGCAACGAATCGCATTGAAGCGACGCGTGGCATTCAGGCTCCGCCTCAGCAGCAGATGCAACAAGTCAGGCAGGCCGATCAGCGTGTCAACCAGGAACAGCAGAAGCTGACTGTCGAGCAGCAGAGGGTCAACCAGGAGCAACAGAGGGCAAACCAGGAGCAGCAAAAGGCCAACCAGGAGCAGTTCAAGAATCACCAGGTGCAGCAGGTCGATGCGGAACGGCAGCAGAGAGACACCCAGGTGCAGCGCCAGGAGCAGCAACGTGCCGCCAGTGAACAGCACGTTCAGCAGGAGCAGAACCAGCGCGCACAGCAGTTGCAGCAGCAACAGCAGAGAGACAATCAGGCTCAACAGCGTCTGCAACAGCAGCAACGCGCTGCCCAGCAGGCGGAGCATGCGCAGCCGCAACATGTGCAGCAGCCGGTCGTGCAGCAGAGGGTAGAGCCGACGCATGTGCAGCAGGCTCCACCACAGCAGCACGTGCAGCAGCAGCCTCACCCACAACCGCAGCACGCACAGCCCGCGGCACCGCACCAGGAACCTCAACCGCATGAGGCTCCCCGAGAGCACTAA
- a CDS encoding aconitate hydratase: protein MPTEQHPDSFQSRSTLTSGSKTVSLYRLHSLSEQGIDLTKLPFSLRILLENLLRHEDGSSVTADDIRFLANWDAKAEPSREIAYMPARVLMQDFTGVPAIVDLAAMRDAMRALGGDPEKINPLQPAELVIDHSVQVDEFGTTNAYDLNAALEFQRNRERYAFLKWGQTAFNNFSAVPPGMGICHQVNLEYLARVVFTTQPDAEGKVYAYPDTLVGTDSHTTMVNGLGVLGWGVGGIEAEAAMLGQPVSMLVPQVVGFRLTGKLREGTTATDLVLTVTEALRKFGVVGKFVEFYGPGIAELPLADRATIANMAPEYGATCGIFPVDAETLRYLRLTGRSEEQIALVEAYYREQGLFHTPDAPEATYSATLSLDLSTVEPSVAGPKRPQDRVLLSEAGASFAQQLPALQGPNANKQAARQMVRWEGEGGHASAYGDITSSLGSPAPAVDSGTVAVATLTPGPDTEHVEAPVTSIKGRFGIDPEPYLHDGSIVIAAITSCTNTSNPYVMMAAGLLAKKAVEKGLSTPPWVKSSLAPGSRVVTDYYNKAGLMSYLDKLRFQVVGYGCTTCIGNSGPLPTDVSKAIEDHNLVAVSVLSGNRNFEGRISAEVRANYLMSPPLVVAYALAGHIGHNFQTEPLGHDQQGQPVYLKDIWPTQAEVTEAVSSSIDSEMFRHQYSTVSDGDQNWQHLKFPMGDTYGWEPESTYIRKAPYFDGMPATPPAIEDIRSARVLAVLGDSVTTDHISPAGSIKLNGPAGKYLTDHGVKPSDFNSYGSRRGNHEVMVRGTFANVRLRNKLAPGTEGGVTRLLPEGMGMSIYDASVAYAQRGIPLAILAGKEYGSGSSRDWAAKGPRLLGIRFVIAESYERIHRSNLVGMGILPLQFQAGESVESHLLTGEEIFTIGETPGTLRAMLDSKFANGKTILVIAESPDGTRNEFPVSVRIDTPQEILYYQHGGILQYVLRQLAGKA from the coding sequence ATGCCGACCGAACAGCACCCCGACTCCTTCCAATCACGATCCACCCTCACCTCCGGCTCGAAGACCGTGAGCCTCTATCGTTTGCACTCCCTCTCCGAGCAGGGAATCGACCTTACCAAGCTTCCTTTTTCCCTCCGGATCCTGCTGGAGAATCTGCTCCGCCACGAAGATGGTTCGAGCGTCACCGCCGACGACATTCGCTTCCTCGCCAACTGGGACGCCAAGGCTGAACCCTCGCGTGAGATCGCCTATATGCCCGCCCGCGTGCTCATGCAGGACTTCACCGGGGTTCCCGCGATTGTGGACCTCGCCGCCATGCGCGATGCCATGCGTGCTCTTGGCGGGGACCCTGAAAAGATCAATCCGCTCCAGCCCGCGGAACTCGTGATCGATCACTCGGTTCAGGTGGACGAGTTCGGGACTACGAACGCCTACGATCTCAACGCCGCTCTCGAGTTCCAGCGCAATCGCGAGCGCTACGCCTTTCTGAAGTGGGGCCAGACAGCCTTCAACAACTTCTCCGCCGTTCCTCCCGGCATGGGCATCTGCCACCAGGTCAATCTCGAGTACCTCGCCCGCGTGGTCTTCACGACGCAGCCTGACGCCGAAGGCAAGGTCTATGCCTACCCGGACACGCTGGTAGGAACAGACTCCCACACCACCATGGTCAACGGTCTTGGTGTTCTAGGCTGGGGCGTCGGCGGGATTGAAGCCGAGGCGGCGATGCTTGGCCAGCCTGTCTCCATGCTTGTTCCGCAGGTCGTCGGGTTCCGGCTTACCGGCAAGCTCCGTGAGGGCACAACTGCCACGGATCTCGTTCTGACGGTTACAGAGGCACTGCGCAAGTTCGGCGTCGTCGGCAAGTTCGTCGAGTTCTACGGTCCCGGCATCGCCGAGCTTCCGCTCGCCGACCGCGCCACGATCGCTAACATGGCTCCCGAGTATGGGGCCACCTGCGGGATCTTCCCCGTGGACGCCGAGACGCTTCGTTATCTGCGTCTCACCGGGCGCTCGGAAGAGCAGATCGCCCTGGTCGAGGCTTACTACCGCGAGCAGGGGCTGTTCCACACGCCGGATGCTCCCGAGGCAACCTACTCGGCGACCCTTTCGCTTGATTTATCTACCGTCGAGCCGTCTGTTGCCGGACCGAAGCGTCCGCAGGATCGCGTTCTGCTGTCGGAAGCGGGGGCAAGCTTCGCGCAGCAGCTTCCCGCGCTTCAGGGTCCAAACGCCAACAAGCAGGCTGCGCGGCAGATGGTCCGGTGGGAGGGTGAGGGGGGACACGCCAGTGCTTATGGCGATATCACCAGCAGCCTGGGCTCGCCTGCGCCCGCCGTCGATAGCGGCACGGTGGCTGTTGCGACGCTCACCCCGGGGCCGGATACAGAGCACGTCGAAGCGCCGGTGACCTCGATCAAGGGGCGCTTTGGCATCGATCCCGAGCCTTATCTTCACGACGGCTCGATCGTCATCGCGGCGATTACAAGCTGCACCAACACCTCGAATCCGTACGTCATGATGGCTGCCGGGCTGCTTGCGAAGAAAGCTGTTGAAAAGGGTCTGAGCACGCCTCCGTGGGTCAAGTCGTCGCTTGCTCCCGGGTCTCGCGTCGTCACCGACTACTACAACAAGGCGGGGCTCATGTCGTACCTCGACAAGCTCCGCTTCCAGGTCGTCGGCTACGGCTGCACGACGTGTATCGGGAACTCAGGACCGCTGCCGACCGACGTTTCAAAGGCGATCGAGGATCACAACCTGGTTGCTGTCTCGGTGCTTTCGGGTAATCGCAACTTCGAGGGGCGCATCTCTGCCGAGGTTCGCGCCAACTACCTGATGAGCCCACCGCTCGTCGTTGCCTATGCGCTCGCCGGGCACATTGGGCATAACTTCCAGACCGAGCCGCTCGGCCACGACCAGCAGGGACAGCCTGTTTACCTTAAGGACATCTGGCCGACGCAGGCGGAGGTGACCGAGGCCGTCTCCAGTTCGATCGACTCGGAGATGTTCCGGCACCAGTACTCGACCGTCTCGGACGGCGACCAGAACTGGCAGCACCTGAAGTTCCCGATGGGAGATACGTACGGATGGGAGCCTGAGTCGACCTACATTCGTAAGGCTCCGTACTTCGATGGCATGCCTGCCACACCGCCCGCTATTGAAGATATTCGCTCGGCTCGTGTGCTGGCTGTGCTCGGGGACTCGGTTACGACCGACCATATCTCTCCGGCGGGATCGATCAAGCTGAACGGGCCGGCGGGCAAGTACCTCACGGACCATGGGGTCAAGCCGTCGGACTTCAACAGCTACGGCAGCCGGCGGGGCAACCACGAAGTGATGGTGCGGGGGACGTTCGCCAACGTGCGTCTGCGCAACAAGCTCGCGCCGGGGACGGAAGGCGGAGTGACTCGTCTTCTTCCTGAAGGGATGGGCATGAGCATCTATGACGCGTCGGTTGCCTATGCACAGCGCGGGATTCCGCTCGCGATTCTTGCGGGTAAGGAGTACGGCTCCGGCTCGAGCCGCGACTGGGCGGCGAAGGGGCCGAGGCTGCTGGGCATTCGCTTCGTAATCGCCGAGAGCTACGAGAGGATTCACCGGTCGAACCTTGTTGGGATGGGGATTCTGCCGCTGCAGTTCCAGGCTGGCGAGTCGGTCGAATCGCACCTGCTTACCGGGGAGGAGATCTTCACGATCGGCGAGACGCCGGGTACGCTTCGCGCCATGTTGGATTCGAAGTTCGCGAACGGCAAGACGATCCTGGTGATTGCCGAGAGTCCGGATGGAACGCGCAACGAGTTTCCCGTGTCGGTGCGGATCGATACGCCGCAGGAGATCCTCTACTACCAGCACGGCGGCATCCTGCAGTATGTGCTGCGGCAGTTGGCGGGGAAGGCTTAG